In one window of Musa acuminata AAA Group cultivar baxijiao chromosome BXJ3-2, Cavendish_Baxijiao_AAA, whole genome shotgun sequence DNA:
- the LOC103976415 gene encoding rho GTPase-activating protein 6-like isoform X3, with translation MASPPSSENVTQCKTCRCGEGDTNLLTTRASDNPDKQTYKCPNCDVFKSGSLLVSSKGIGWTSWKKRWFVLTRTSLVFYRTDPATLPEKGSEANPTLGGIDLNSSGSVVVKADKKLLTVLFPDGRDGRTFTLKAETSEDLYEWKAALENALAQAPSAVLAMGQNGIFNNDVTDSVETSNDKCGDREPEKSTIVGMPILLALEDIDGSPSFLEKALRFIEQHGIKVEGILRQSADVEEVKRRVREYEQGKVEFSPDEDAHVVGDCIKYVLREMSASPVPASCCTALVEAYRTDRGRRVNAIRSAIYKTFPEPSLRLMQRILKMMQTVASHKSQNRMSLSALAACMAPLLLRPLLAGDCEFEDDFNMGGDGSIQLLKAAAAANHAQAIVIILLEEFDKMFDEDLLHEGSASSDPYSDSEGDLEDDVSTDNDIPEDHDEHDSNDDLTDNDITEDDGYHDEHNSNDDYSDNDIPEDDGYGDEHNGLEADIDDDSENSCSETNSESHSNIGNDPYDNELIDNQKRGGASLQEHQKSSQKSDIQIPGDSSIQKHETLLHDSDDGEGADKPNKLVVSIKRPAIWGRTPARKNLSMESIDLSEDENAIQRLENTKNDLQNKIAKEVKGNAVLQESLQRRKEVLHERRLALEQDVERLLEQLQNEQDFRASLENGLMNTQPGNASLVSAMDSKTRADLEEVALAEADIVILKLKVDDLHGQLNNQLKRSCVSLCESCSRQLHISDHSGEKTQLEDVRSINLVDQHNKFLKQAEDALSGVAHEAKPVKEQELPFSEVTEPSLDKKSDPICQNAIGLGTRSSSSTEDSLSKFSQQFQTRQSNSETPVSCISYSERNADCENVETQPRESVSPSDGQPSEKQRIDIANQSRKLSKGLGNDPSTEESARVGQITASKNFTLGCEDVNQAQDSSLPGKQSLLNQWPTKTALDSLRSQTSASVSSSEPSGVAKRLSSRPEETVSSTASALAKLTNRLNLLKERRAQLANELQIMHNGASSM, from the exons GAATAGGTTGGACATCATGGAAGAAACGTTGGTTTGTCCTTACACGTACATCATTGGTCTTTTATAGAACTGACCCT GCTACCCTCCCTGAAAAAGGAAGTGAAGCAAATCCTACCCTTGGTGGTATTGACTTGAATAGCTCAGGAAG TGTTGTGGTGAAAGCAGACAAAAAGCTTCTGACAGTGCTCTTTCCTGATGGCCGTGATGGACGAACTTTTACCTTAAAG GCAGAAACTTCCGAGGATCTGTATGAATGGAAAGCTGCATTAGAGAATGCTTTAGCTCAAGCACCTAGTGCAGTTCTTGCAATGGGACAGAATGGAATATTCAACAATGATGTAACTGATTCAGTTGAAACTTCAAATGATAAAT GTGGGGATAGGGAACCTGAGAAATCTACCATAGTTGGCATGCCTATCCTGCTTGCGCTTGAAGATATTGATGGAAGCCCATCTTTTTTGGAGAAGGCCCTAAGGTTTATCGAACAACATG GTATCAAGGTGGAAGGAATATTGCGGCAGTCTGCCGATGTTGAAGAGGTAAAACGCAGAGTTCGAGAATATGAACAGG GAAAAGTTGAATTTTCACCAGATGAGGATGCACACGTTGTTGGTGACTGTATCAAG TATGTGCTGCGAGAGATGTCAGCTTCTCCAGTTCCTGCTTCTTGTTGTACTGCACTGGTTGAAGCATACA GAACTGATCGTGGAAGAAGAGTTAATGCTATCCGCTCTGCCATATATAAAACTTTCCCGGAGCCTAGTCTTCGTTTGATGCAGAG GATTCTCAAGATGATGCAAACAGTGGCTTCCCACAAGTCCCAGAACCGGATGTCACTATCGGCTTTAGCAGCTTGCATGGCCCCATTACTTCTCCGTCCTCTTCTTGCTGGAGATTGTGAATTTGAAGATGACTTTAATATGGGTGGAGATGGTTCTATTCAACTTCTaaaagctgctgcagctgccaatCATGCTCAAGCTATAGTCATAATTCTGTTAGAGGAGTTTGAcaaaatgtttgat GAGGATCTCTTGCATGAGGGCTCAGCATCATCAGATCCTTATTCTGATTCTGAAGGTGATCTTGAAGATGATGTTTCAACTGATAATGACATTCCAGAAGATCATGATGAGCATGACAGCAATGATGACTTGACTGATAATGACATTACTGAAGATGATGGATATCATGATGAGCATAACAGCAACGATGATTATTCGGATAATGACATTCCAGAAGATGATGGATATGGTGATGAGCATAATGGCCTTGAAGCTGATATAGATGATGATTCTGAAAATTCATGCAGTGAAACAAATAGTGAAAGCCACAGCAACATTGGAAATGATCCGTATGATAATGAG CTCATAGACAATCAGAAAAGAGGTGGTGCATCTCTTCAAGAACATCAAAAGTCGTCacaaaaatctgatattcaaattCCTGGTGATTCTAGCATACAGAAACATGAAACCTTGCTGCACGATAGTG ATGATGGAGAAGGTGCAGATAAGCCAAACAAACTAGTCGTCTCCATAAAACGACCTGCTATTTGGGGGCGCACTCCT GCAAGAAAGAACCTTTCCATGGAGTCAATTGACTTAAGCGAAGATGA GAATGCTATTCAAAGGCTTGAGAACACTAAGAATGACTTACAAAATAAAATTGCCAAGGAG GTAAAAGGGAATGCAGTTTTGCAAGAGAGTTTGCAAAGACGAAAGGAAGTTTTGCATGAGCGCCGTTTAGCTCTTGAACAAGAT GTAGAAAGATTGCTTGAGCAATTACAAAATGAGCAAGATTTTAGAGCATCTTTGGAGAATGGACTAATGAACACGCAACCTGGGAATGCATCTCTTGTTTCTGCTATGGATAGCAAG ACAAGGGCAGATCTAGAGGAAGTTGCTCTTGCTGAAGCAGATATAGTTATTTTGAAGCTGAAAGTTGATGATCTTCATGGACAGCTTAACAATCAGCTAAAACGAAGCTGTGTTTCCTTATGTGAGTCATGCAGCAGACAACTTCATATTAGTGATCATTCTGGAGA GAAAACTCAGTTGGAAGATGTTAGGAGTATCAATCTTGTTGATCAACAcaacaagtttttgaaacaagCA GAGGACGCTTTGTCTGGAGTAGCCCATGAGGCCAAGCCAGTAAAAGAGCAAGAGCTACCTTTTTCAGAAGTCACAGAGCCTTCTCTCGATAAAAAAAGTGATCCCATTTGCCAGAATGCTATTGGCTTGGGCACTAGAAGTTCTTCATCCACTGAGGACTCACTTTCAAAGTTCTCCCAGCAGTTCCAAACGAGGCAAAGTAATTCAGAGACTCCAGTTAGCTGCATCTCATACAGTGAG CGTAATGCTGACTGTGAGAATGTAGAAACCCAACCCCGAGAATCAGTGTCACCATCAGATGGGCAGCCGTCTGAGAAGCAAAGAATAGACATAGCAAATCAAAGCCGTAAACTATCTAAGGGACTTGGTAACGATCCATCTACTGAAGAGTCTGCGAGAGTTGGCCAAATTACTGCTTCGAAGAACTTCACTTTGGGCTGTGAAGATGTGAATCAAGCCCAAGATTCCTCTTTACCTGGGAAACAGTCCTTGCTCAATCAGTGGCCAACTAAAACAGCATTGGATAGTTTGAGATCTCAGACTTCTGCTAGTGTTTCATCTTCTGAGCCCAGTGGAGTTGCAAAGAGACTCTCTTCCAGACCTGAG GAAACTGTCTCTTCAACAGCATCTGCACTTGCTAAGTTGACAAACCGCCTAAACTTACTGAAGGAACGTCGTGCCCAACTAGCAAATGAGCTTCAAATTATGCATAATG GTGCTTCTTCCATGTGA
- the LOC103976415 gene encoding rho GTPase-activating protein 6-like isoform X2: protein MASPPSSENVTQCKTCRCGEGDTNLLTTRASDNPDKQTYKCPNCDVFKSGSLLVSSKGIGWTSWKKRWFVLTRTSLVFYRTDPATLPEKGSEANPTLGGIDLNSSGSVVVKADKKLLTVLFPDGRDGRTFTLKAETSEDLYEWKAALENALAQAPSAVLAMGQNGIFNNDVTDSVETSNDKCGDREPEKSTIVGMPILLALEDIDGSPSFLEKALRFIEQHGIKVEGILRQSADVEEVKRRVREYEQGKVEFSPDEDAHVVGDCIKYVLREMSASPVPASCCTALVEAYRTDRGRRVNAIRSAIYKTFPEPSLRLMQRILKMMQTVASHKSQNRMSLSALAACMAPLLLRPLLAGDCEFEDDFNMGGDGSIQLLKAAAAANHAQAIVIILLEEFDKMFDEDLLHEGSASSDPYSDSEGDLEDDVSTDNDIPEDHDEHDSNDDLTDNDITEDDGYHDEHNSNDDYSDNDIPEDDGYGDEHNGLEADIDDDSENSCSETNSESHSNIGNDPYDNELIDNQKRGGASLQEHQKSSQKSDIQIPGDSSIQKHETLLHDSDDGEGADKPNKLVVSIKRPAIWGRTPARKNLSMESIDLSEDENAIQRLENTKNDLQNKIAKEVKGNAVLQESLQRRKEVLHERRLALEQDVERLLEQLQNEQDFRASLENGLMNTQPGNASLVSAMDSKTRADLEEVALAEADIVILKLKVDDLHGQLNNQLKRSCVSLCESCSRQLHISDHSGEKTQLEDVRSINLVDQHNKFLKQAEDALSGVAHEAKPVKEQELPFSEVTEPSLDKKSDPICQNAIGLGTRSSSSTEDSLSKFSQQFQTRQSNSETPVSCISYSERNADCENVETQPRESVSPSDGQPSEKQRIDIANQSRKLSKGLGNDPSTEESARVGQITASKNFTLGCEDVNQAQDSSLPGKQSLLNQWPTKTALDSLRSQTSASVSSSEPSGVAKRLSSRPEETVSSTASALAKLTNRLNLLKERRAQLANELQIMHNGQGSGASSM from the exons GAATAGGTTGGACATCATGGAAGAAACGTTGGTTTGTCCTTACACGTACATCATTGGTCTTTTATAGAACTGACCCT GCTACCCTCCCTGAAAAAGGAAGTGAAGCAAATCCTACCCTTGGTGGTATTGACTTGAATAGCTCAGGAAG TGTTGTGGTGAAAGCAGACAAAAAGCTTCTGACAGTGCTCTTTCCTGATGGCCGTGATGGACGAACTTTTACCTTAAAG GCAGAAACTTCCGAGGATCTGTATGAATGGAAAGCTGCATTAGAGAATGCTTTAGCTCAAGCACCTAGTGCAGTTCTTGCAATGGGACAGAATGGAATATTCAACAATGATGTAACTGATTCAGTTGAAACTTCAAATGATAAAT GTGGGGATAGGGAACCTGAGAAATCTACCATAGTTGGCATGCCTATCCTGCTTGCGCTTGAAGATATTGATGGAAGCCCATCTTTTTTGGAGAAGGCCCTAAGGTTTATCGAACAACATG GTATCAAGGTGGAAGGAATATTGCGGCAGTCTGCCGATGTTGAAGAGGTAAAACGCAGAGTTCGAGAATATGAACAGG GAAAAGTTGAATTTTCACCAGATGAGGATGCACACGTTGTTGGTGACTGTATCAAG TATGTGCTGCGAGAGATGTCAGCTTCTCCAGTTCCTGCTTCTTGTTGTACTGCACTGGTTGAAGCATACA GAACTGATCGTGGAAGAAGAGTTAATGCTATCCGCTCTGCCATATATAAAACTTTCCCGGAGCCTAGTCTTCGTTTGATGCAGAG GATTCTCAAGATGATGCAAACAGTGGCTTCCCACAAGTCCCAGAACCGGATGTCACTATCGGCTTTAGCAGCTTGCATGGCCCCATTACTTCTCCGTCCTCTTCTTGCTGGAGATTGTGAATTTGAAGATGACTTTAATATGGGTGGAGATGGTTCTATTCAACTTCTaaaagctgctgcagctgccaatCATGCTCAAGCTATAGTCATAATTCTGTTAGAGGAGTTTGAcaaaatgtttgat GAGGATCTCTTGCATGAGGGCTCAGCATCATCAGATCCTTATTCTGATTCTGAAGGTGATCTTGAAGATGATGTTTCAACTGATAATGACATTCCAGAAGATCATGATGAGCATGACAGCAATGATGACTTGACTGATAATGACATTACTGAAGATGATGGATATCATGATGAGCATAACAGCAACGATGATTATTCGGATAATGACATTCCAGAAGATGATGGATATGGTGATGAGCATAATGGCCTTGAAGCTGATATAGATGATGATTCTGAAAATTCATGCAGTGAAACAAATAGTGAAAGCCACAGCAACATTGGAAATGATCCGTATGATAATGAG CTCATAGACAATCAGAAAAGAGGTGGTGCATCTCTTCAAGAACATCAAAAGTCGTCacaaaaatctgatattcaaattCCTGGTGATTCTAGCATACAGAAACATGAAACCTTGCTGCACGATAGTG ATGATGGAGAAGGTGCAGATAAGCCAAACAAACTAGTCGTCTCCATAAAACGACCTGCTATTTGGGGGCGCACTCCT GCAAGAAAGAACCTTTCCATGGAGTCAATTGACTTAAGCGAAGATGA GAATGCTATTCAAAGGCTTGAGAACACTAAGAATGACTTACAAAATAAAATTGCCAAGGAG GTAAAAGGGAATGCAGTTTTGCAAGAGAGTTTGCAAAGACGAAAGGAAGTTTTGCATGAGCGCCGTTTAGCTCTTGAACAAGAT GTAGAAAGATTGCTTGAGCAATTACAAAATGAGCAAGATTTTAGAGCATCTTTGGAGAATGGACTAATGAACACGCAACCTGGGAATGCATCTCTTGTTTCTGCTATGGATAGCAAG ACAAGGGCAGATCTAGAGGAAGTTGCTCTTGCTGAAGCAGATATAGTTATTTTGAAGCTGAAAGTTGATGATCTTCATGGACAGCTTAACAATCAGCTAAAACGAAGCTGTGTTTCCTTATGTGAGTCATGCAGCAGACAACTTCATATTAGTGATCATTCTGGAGA GAAAACTCAGTTGGAAGATGTTAGGAGTATCAATCTTGTTGATCAACAcaacaagtttttgaaacaagCA GAGGACGCTTTGTCTGGAGTAGCCCATGAGGCCAAGCCAGTAAAAGAGCAAGAGCTACCTTTTTCAGAAGTCACAGAGCCTTCTCTCGATAAAAAAAGTGATCCCATTTGCCAGAATGCTATTGGCTTGGGCACTAGAAGTTCTTCATCCACTGAGGACTCACTTTCAAAGTTCTCCCAGCAGTTCCAAACGAGGCAAAGTAATTCAGAGACTCCAGTTAGCTGCATCTCATACAGTGAG CGTAATGCTGACTGTGAGAATGTAGAAACCCAACCCCGAGAATCAGTGTCACCATCAGATGGGCAGCCGTCTGAGAAGCAAAGAATAGACATAGCAAATCAAAGCCGTAAACTATCTAAGGGACTTGGTAACGATCCATCTACTGAAGAGTCTGCGAGAGTTGGCCAAATTACTGCTTCGAAGAACTTCACTTTGGGCTGTGAAGATGTGAATCAAGCCCAAGATTCCTCTTTACCTGGGAAACAGTCCTTGCTCAATCAGTGGCCAACTAAAACAGCATTGGATAGTTTGAGATCTCAGACTTCTGCTAGTGTTTCATCTTCTGAGCCCAGTGGAGTTGCAAAGAGACTCTCTTCCAGACCTGAG GAAACTGTCTCTTCAACAGCATCTGCACTTGCTAAGTTGACAAACCGCCTAAACTTACTGAAGGAACGTCGTGCCCAACTAGCAAATGAGCTTCAAATTATGCATAATGGTCAGGGTTCAG GTGCTTCTTCCATGTGA
- the LOC103976415 gene encoding rho GTPase-activating protein REN1-like isoform X4 yields MASPPSSENVTQCKTCRCGEGDTNLLTTRASDNPDKQTYKCPNCDVFKSGSLLVSSKGIGWTSWKKRWFVLTRTSLVFYRTDPATLPEKGSEANPTLGGIDLNSSGSVVVKADKKLLTVLFPDGRDGRTFTLKAETSEDLYEWKAALENALAQAPSAVLAMGQNGIFNNDVTDSVETSNDKCGDREPEKSTIVGMPILLALEDIDGSPSFLEKALRFIEQHGIKVEGILRQSADVEEVKRRVREYEQGKVEFSPDEDAHVVGDCIKYVLREMSASPVPASCCTALVEAYRTDRGRRVNAIRSAIYKTFPEPSLRLMQRILKMMQTVASHKSQNRMSLSALAACMAPLLLRPLLAGDCEFEDDFNMGGDGSIQLLKAAAAANHAQAIVIILLEEFDKMFDEDLLHEGSASSDPYSDSEGDLEDDVSTDNDIPEDHDEHDSNDDLTDNDITEDDGYHDEHNSNDDYSDNDIPEDDGYGDEHNGLEADIDDDSENSCSETNSESHSNIGNDPYDNELIDNQKRGGASLQEHQKSSQKSDIQIPGDSSIQKHETLLHDSDDGEGADKPNKLVVSIKRPAIWGRTPARKNLSMESIDLSEDENAIQRLENTKNDLQNKIAKEVKGNAVLQESLQRRKEVLHERRLALEQDVERLLEQLQNEQDFRASLENGLMNTQPGNASLVSAMDSKLNNQLKRSCVSLCESCSRQLHISDHSGEKTQLEDVRSINLVDQHNKFLKQAEDALSGVAHEAKPVKEQELPFSEVTEPSLDKKSDPICQNAIGLGTRSSSSTEDSLSKFSQQFQTRQSNSETPVSCISYSERNADCENVETQPRESVSPSDGQPSEKQRIDIANQSRKLSKGLGNDPSTEESARVGQITASKNFTLGCEDVNQAQDSSLPGKQSLLNQWPTKTALDSLRSQTSASVSSSEPSGVAKRLSSRPEETVSSTASALAKLTNRLNLLKERRAQLANELQIMHNGQGSGPDVPPLRTNA; encoded by the exons GAATAGGTTGGACATCATGGAAGAAACGTTGGTTTGTCCTTACACGTACATCATTGGTCTTTTATAGAACTGACCCT GCTACCCTCCCTGAAAAAGGAAGTGAAGCAAATCCTACCCTTGGTGGTATTGACTTGAATAGCTCAGGAAG TGTTGTGGTGAAAGCAGACAAAAAGCTTCTGACAGTGCTCTTTCCTGATGGCCGTGATGGACGAACTTTTACCTTAAAG GCAGAAACTTCCGAGGATCTGTATGAATGGAAAGCTGCATTAGAGAATGCTTTAGCTCAAGCACCTAGTGCAGTTCTTGCAATGGGACAGAATGGAATATTCAACAATGATGTAACTGATTCAGTTGAAACTTCAAATGATAAAT GTGGGGATAGGGAACCTGAGAAATCTACCATAGTTGGCATGCCTATCCTGCTTGCGCTTGAAGATATTGATGGAAGCCCATCTTTTTTGGAGAAGGCCCTAAGGTTTATCGAACAACATG GTATCAAGGTGGAAGGAATATTGCGGCAGTCTGCCGATGTTGAAGAGGTAAAACGCAGAGTTCGAGAATATGAACAGG GAAAAGTTGAATTTTCACCAGATGAGGATGCACACGTTGTTGGTGACTGTATCAAG TATGTGCTGCGAGAGATGTCAGCTTCTCCAGTTCCTGCTTCTTGTTGTACTGCACTGGTTGAAGCATACA GAACTGATCGTGGAAGAAGAGTTAATGCTATCCGCTCTGCCATATATAAAACTTTCCCGGAGCCTAGTCTTCGTTTGATGCAGAG GATTCTCAAGATGATGCAAACAGTGGCTTCCCACAAGTCCCAGAACCGGATGTCACTATCGGCTTTAGCAGCTTGCATGGCCCCATTACTTCTCCGTCCTCTTCTTGCTGGAGATTGTGAATTTGAAGATGACTTTAATATGGGTGGAGATGGTTCTATTCAACTTCTaaaagctgctgcagctgccaatCATGCTCAAGCTATAGTCATAATTCTGTTAGAGGAGTTTGAcaaaatgtttgat GAGGATCTCTTGCATGAGGGCTCAGCATCATCAGATCCTTATTCTGATTCTGAAGGTGATCTTGAAGATGATGTTTCAACTGATAATGACATTCCAGAAGATCATGATGAGCATGACAGCAATGATGACTTGACTGATAATGACATTACTGAAGATGATGGATATCATGATGAGCATAACAGCAACGATGATTATTCGGATAATGACATTCCAGAAGATGATGGATATGGTGATGAGCATAATGGCCTTGAAGCTGATATAGATGATGATTCTGAAAATTCATGCAGTGAAACAAATAGTGAAAGCCACAGCAACATTGGAAATGATCCGTATGATAATGAG CTCATAGACAATCAGAAAAGAGGTGGTGCATCTCTTCAAGAACATCAAAAGTCGTCacaaaaatctgatattcaaattCCTGGTGATTCTAGCATACAGAAACATGAAACCTTGCTGCACGATAGTG ATGATGGAGAAGGTGCAGATAAGCCAAACAAACTAGTCGTCTCCATAAAACGACCTGCTATTTGGGGGCGCACTCCT GCAAGAAAGAACCTTTCCATGGAGTCAATTGACTTAAGCGAAGATGA GAATGCTATTCAAAGGCTTGAGAACACTAAGAATGACTTACAAAATAAAATTGCCAAGGAG GTAAAAGGGAATGCAGTTTTGCAAGAGAGTTTGCAAAGACGAAAGGAAGTTTTGCATGAGCGCCGTTTAGCTCTTGAACAAGAT GTAGAAAGATTGCTTGAGCAATTACAAAATGAGCAAGATTTTAGAGCATCTTTGGAGAATGGACTAATGAACACGCAACCTGGGAATGCATCTCTTGTTTCTGCTATGGATAGCAAG CTTAACAATCAGCTAAAACGAAGCTGTGTTTCCTTATGTGAGTCATGCAGCAGACAACTTCATATTAGTGATCATTCTGGAGA GAAAACTCAGTTGGAAGATGTTAGGAGTATCAATCTTGTTGATCAACAcaacaagtttttgaaacaagCA GAGGACGCTTTGTCTGGAGTAGCCCATGAGGCCAAGCCAGTAAAAGAGCAAGAGCTACCTTTTTCAGAAGTCACAGAGCCTTCTCTCGATAAAAAAAGTGATCCCATTTGCCAGAATGCTATTGGCTTGGGCACTAGAAGTTCTTCATCCACTGAGGACTCACTTTCAAAGTTCTCCCAGCAGTTCCAAACGAGGCAAAGTAATTCAGAGACTCCAGTTAGCTGCATCTCATACAGTGAG CGTAATGCTGACTGTGAGAATGTAGAAACCCAACCCCGAGAATCAGTGTCACCATCAGATGGGCAGCCGTCTGAGAAGCAAAGAATAGACATAGCAAATCAAAGCCGTAAACTATCTAAGGGACTTGGTAACGATCCATCTACTGAAGAGTCTGCGAGAGTTGGCCAAATTACTGCTTCGAAGAACTTCACTTTGGGCTGTGAAGATGTGAATCAAGCCCAAGATTCCTCTTTACCTGGGAAACAGTCCTTGCTCAATCAGTGGCCAACTAAAACAGCATTGGATAGTTTGAGATCTCAGACTTCTGCTAGTGTTTCATCTTCTGAGCCCAGTGGAGTTGCAAAGAGACTCTCTTCCAGACCTGAG GAAACTGTCTCTTCAACAGCATCTGCACTTGCTAAGTTGACAAACCGCCTAAACTTACTGAAGGAACGTCGTGCCCAACTAGCAAATGAGCTTCAAATTATGCATAATGGTCAGGGTTCAGGTCCAGATGTCCCTCCCTTGAGAACCAATGCTTGA